A region of Salmo salar chromosome ssa17, Ssal_v3.1, whole genome shotgun sequence DNA encodes the following proteins:
- the LOC106575218 gene encoding major facilitator superfamily domain-containing protein 6-A isoform X1 — MAAEDKVVILSDDEEDQKRKYVLDEPFNTLSLELQTDREPGSTPMSAAASDTQSAPETPMASPLKDLGCFERISLRVNSQLLISKIFYFFFYAAYGSLHPLLAVYYKQLGMSPSRSGLLVGIRYFIEFCSAPFWGVVADRFKKGKPLLLFSVLCWLVFNCGIGFVKPAAMICKEKVDITTVAPPILPLTTMTQINGSLPDVSTNHTRRSRRDLFRSYFPSFLFVLNGLDSGYSIRRRHRRGADSNTTQSTGVSYEQNNATATTTYTPTHAQPRVVPNEQGNTTQLLLNTTTMPLTTKKPSLAPTRAPTTHSILVPHEQGNTTEATPNTTSTTMATTTTTPAPTQPKEYIIEYNEDQVESIFLLILLVIIVGEFFSAPAVTIVDTVTLEYLGKHRDRYGLQRMWGSLGWGVTMLLVGIWIDHTHITLLIDGVVGCVLPEYKNYQVAFIVFGVMMGLALVVATQFYFDSGDYRQEVPQRPQEVEIPQVQGNVASPEGSVSSTTDQTPITPESTTEQPFHYTDLLRLLWSVQYSTVLFVAWFMGFGYGFVFTFLYWHLEDLKGTTTLFGVCSVLSHVSELAAYFTSHKFIELVGHIRVLYIGLACNTARYLYISYLENAWIVLPMEVLQGVTHASVWAACISYLSAAVPPALRTSAQGILQGLHLGLGRGCGAMVGGVFVNYFGAAETFRGIGMASLVILLIFSFIQCLTGQNEEKEDRMLAENIPVPSSPVPIATIDLMQNQSQVGVMVPRSNPRPPAKKTKHQEEQEDVNRPAWVLSGSPWVTIAFAVCQIREMYCMTKSSLPSETQPLQEENDRNSSEYQVVKTEHNAEQKESPHHHNGSPSSIPSKAHPAEHPKSQPSPIPD, encoded by the exons ATGGCTGCAGAGGACAAAGTGGTAATCCTATCGGATGATGAAGAGGACCAGAAGAGGAAGTACGTCCTGGACGAACCCTTCAACACTCTTTCCCTGGAGCTGCAGACCGACCGAGAGCCAGGCTCCACTCCAATGTCTGCTGCAGCATCAGACACACAGTCTGCTCCAGAGACACCCATGGCCTCACCACTGAAAGACCTAGGCTGCTTTGAGAGGATATCCCTTAGAGTCAACTCCCAGCTCCTCATCTCCAagatcttctacttcttcttctatgCAGCGTATGGTTCCCTGCACCCACTCCTAGCCGTCTACTACAAGCAGCTCGGGATGTCGCCAAGCCGTAGTGGACTGTTGGTTGGGATCCGGTACTTTATAGAGTTCTGCAGTGCGCCATTCTGGGGAGTGGTGGCCGATCGTTTTAAGAAAGGGAAGCCATTGTTGCTGTTCTCTGTGCTGTGCTGGTTGGTGTTCAACTGTGGCATCGGCTTTGTCAAACCAGCTGCCATGATCTGTAAGGAGAAGGTGGACATCACCACTGTGGCTCCACCAATACTGCCCTTGACGACTATGACACAAATTAACGGCTCGCTACCGGACGTTTCCACCAATCACACGAGGAGAAGTCGTCGGGATTTGTTTCGAAGTTACTTTCCTAGCTTCCTTTTTGTTTTGAATGGCCTTGATTCTGGCTATAGCATACGCCGCAGGCATAGGAGAGGTGCTGATAGCAATACCACCCAATCCACAGGGGTGTCTTACGAGCAGAACAATGCCACGGCAACAACCACTTACACCCCCACCCATGCCCAACCCAGAGTGGTGCCTAATGAGCAAGGCAATACCACTCAGCTTTTACTGAATACCACAACTATGCCACTGACCACTAAAAAACCCAGCCTTGCCCCTACCCGTGCCCCCACCACACATTCCATATTGGTGCCTCACGAGCAGGGCAATACCACTGAAGCTACACCAAATACTACTTCAACAACTATGGCAACAACTACCACTACCCCTGCCCCCACCCAACCTAAAGAGTACATCATTGAGTACAACGAGGATCAGGTCGAGAGCATCTTTCTCCTAATCCTGTTGGTCATCATCGTGGGGGAGTTCTTCAGTGCGCCGGCAGTCACCATTGTGGACACGGTGACGTTAGAGTACCTGGGGAAGCACCGGGACCGCTACGGCCTGCAGAGAATGTGGGGGTCCCTTGGCTGGGGCGTGACCATGCTGCTAGTGGGTATCTGGATAGACCACACCCACATTACGCTGCTCATCGACGGCGTGGTCGGCTGTGTCCTGCCCGAGTACAAGAACTACCAG GTGGCCTTCATAGTGTTTGGAGTGATGATGGGCCTGGCCCTGGTGGTAGCAACGCAATTCTACTTCGACAG tggGGACTACAGACAGGAGGTGCCTCAGAGGCCCCAGGAGGTAGAGATACCACAG GTACAGGGGAACGTTGCATCTCCAGAGGGGAGCGTGAGCTCCACCACGGACCAGACCCCCATCACCCCAGAGTCCACCACCGAACAGCCTTTCCACTACACTGACCTCCTCAGGCTGCTCTGGAGTGTTCAGTACAGCACGGTGCTGTTCGTCGCCTGGTTCATGGGCTTCGGTTACGGCTTTGTGTTCACCTTCCTGTATTGGCATCTAGAGGACCTGAAGGGAACCACCACGCtgtttggtgtgtgttcggttttGAGTCATGTGTCGGAGCTGGCTGCTTACTTCACCAGTCATAAGTTTATCGAGTTGGTGGGACATATCAG GGTCTTGTACATTGGCTTGGCATGTAACACAGCACGCTACCTGTACATTTCTTACTTGGAGAATGCATGGATAGTTCTGCCTATGGAGGTCTTACAAG GTGTGACCCATGCGTCGGTTTGGGCAGCCTGTATCTCCTACCTGAGTGCCGCGGTGCCCCCAGCTCTGAGGACCTCTGCCCAGGGTATCCTCCAGGGTCTACACCTGGGGCTGGGACGGGGCTGTGGGGCCATGGTGGGGGGCGTCTTCGTCAACTATTTTG GAGCTGCAGAGACGTTCAGAGGGATTGGAATGGCTTCCCTGGTTATACTCCTCATCTTCTCCTTCATTCAATGTCTGACCGGACAGAACGAGGAAaagg AGGACAGGATGCTAGCAGAGAACATTCCGGTTCCTTCCAGTCCAGTTCCCATCGCTACCATAGACTTGATGCAGAACCAGAGCCAG gttGGTGTGATGGTGCCCCGCTCTAACCCTAGACCCCCGGCTAAGAAGACAAAGCaccaggaggagcaggaggatgtTAACAGACCTGCCTGGGTGCTGAGTGGATCCCCCTGGGTCACCATAGCCTTCGctgtctgccagatcagagagaTGTACTGCATGACCAAGAGTAGTCTACCCTCAGAGACACAGCCACTGCAG GAGGAAAATGATCGGAACTCTTCTGAATACCAGGTAGTGAAGACTGAACACAACGCAGAGCAAAAGGAGTCACCACACCACCATAACGGTTCCCCCAGCAGCATACCTAGCAAGGCCCACCCCGCAGAGCACCCCAAATCCC
- the LOC106575218 gene encoding major facilitator superfamily domain-containing protein 6-A isoform X2, whose amino-acid sequence MAAEDKVVILSDDEEDQKRKYVLDEPFNTLSLELQTDREPGSTPMSAAASDTQSAPETPMASPLKDLGCFERISLRVNSQLLISKIFYFFFYAAYGSLHPLLAVYYKQLGMSPSRSGLLVGIRYFIEFCSAPFWGVVADRFKKGKPLLLFSVLCWLVFNCGIGFVKPAAMICKEKVDITTVAPPILPLTTMTQINGSLPDVSTNHTRRSRRDLFRSYFPSFLFVLNGLDSGYSIRRRHRRGADSNTTQSTGVSYEQNNATATTTYTPTHAQPRVVPNEQGNTTQLLLNTTTMPLTTKKPSLAPTRAPTTHSILVPHEQGNTTEATPNTTSTTMATTTTTPAPTQPKEYIIEYNEDQVESIFLLILLVIIVGEFFSAPAVTIVDTVTLEYLGKHRDRYGLQRMWGSLGWGVTMLLVGIWIDHTHITLLIDGVVGCVLPEYKNYQVAFIVFGVMMGLALVVATQFYFDSGDYRQEVPQRPQEVEIPQVQGNVASPEGSVSSTTDQTPITPESTTEQPFHYTDLLRLLWSVQYSTVLFVAWFMGFGYGFVFTFLYWHLEDLKGTTTLFGVCSVLSHVSELAAYFTSHKFIELVGHIRVLYIGLACNTARYLYISYLENAWIVLPMEVLQGVTHASVWAACISYLSAAVPPALRTSAQGILQGLHLGLGRGCGAMVGGVFVNYFGAAETFRGIGMASLVILLIFSFIQCLTGQNEEKEDRMLAENIPVPSSPVPIATIDLMQNQSQVGVMVPRSNPRPPAKKTKHQEEQEDVNRPAWVLSGSPWVTIAFAVCQIREMYCMTKSSLPSETQPLQKGGK is encoded by the exons ATGGCTGCAGAGGACAAAGTGGTAATCCTATCGGATGATGAAGAGGACCAGAAGAGGAAGTACGTCCTGGACGAACCCTTCAACACTCTTTCCCTGGAGCTGCAGACCGACCGAGAGCCAGGCTCCACTCCAATGTCTGCTGCAGCATCAGACACACAGTCTGCTCCAGAGACACCCATGGCCTCACCACTGAAAGACCTAGGCTGCTTTGAGAGGATATCCCTTAGAGTCAACTCCCAGCTCCTCATCTCCAagatcttctacttcttcttctatgCAGCGTATGGTTCCCTGCACCCACTCCTAGCCGTCTACTACAAGCAGCTCGGGATGTCGCCAAGCCGTAGTGGACTGTTGGTTGGGATCCGGTACTTTATAGAGTTCTGCAGTGCGCCATTCTGGGGAGTGGTGGCCGATCGTTTTAAGAAAGGGAAGCCATTGTTGCTGTTCTCTGTGCTGTGCTGGTTGGTGTTCAACTGTGGCATCGGCTTTGTCAAACCAGCTGCCATGATCTGTAAGGAGAAGGTGGACATCACCACTGTGGCTCCACCAATACTGCCCTTGACGACTATGACACAAATTAACGGCTCGCTACCGGACGTTTCCACCAATCACACGAGGAGAAGTCGTCGGGATTTGTTTCGAAGTTACTTTCCTAGCTTCCTTTTTGTTTTGAATGGCCTTGATTCTGGCTATAGCATACGCCGCAGGCATAGGAGAGGTGCTGATAGCAATACCACCCAATCCACAGGGGTGTCTTACGAGCAGAACAATGCCACGGCAACAACCACTTACACCCCCACCCATGCCCAACCCAGAGTGGTGCCTAATGAGCAAGGCAATACCACTCAGCTTTTACTGAATACCACAACTATGCCACTGACCACTAAAAAACCCAGCCTTGCCCCTACCCGTGCCCCCACCACACATTCCATATTGGTGCCTCACGAGCAGGGCAATACCACTGAAGCTACACCAAATACTACTTCAACAACTATGGCAACAACTACCACTACCCCTGCCCCCACCCAACCTAAAGAGTACATCATTGAGTACAACGAGGATCAGGTCGAGAGCATCTTTCTCCTAATCCTGTTGGTCATCATCGTGGGGGAGTTCTTCAGTGCGCCGGCAGTCACCATTGTGGACACGGTGACGTTAGAGTACCTGGGGAAGCACCGGGACCGCTACGGCCTGCAGAGAATGTGGGGGTCCCTTGGCTGGGGCGTGACCATGCTGCTAGTGGGTATCTGGATAGACCACACCCACATTACGCTGCTCATCGACGGCGTGGTCGGCTGTGTCCTGCCCGAGTACAAGAACTACCAG GTGGCCTTCATAGTGTTTGGAGTGATGATGGGCCTGGCCCTGGTGGTAGCAACGCAATTCTACTTCGACAG tggGGACTACAGACAGGAGGTGCCTCAGAGGCCCCAGGAGGTAGAGATACCACAG GTACAGGGGAACGTTGCATCTCCAGAGGGGAGCGTGAGCTCCACCACGGACCAGACCCCCATCACCCCAGAGTCCACCACCGAACAGCCTTTCCACTACACTGACCTCCTCAGGCTGCTCTGGAGTGTTCAGTACAGCACGGTGCTGTTCGTCGCCTGGTTCATGGGCTTCGGTTACGGCTTTGTGTTCACCTTCCTGTATTGGCATCTAGAGGACCTGAAGGGAACCACCACGCtgtttggtgtgtgttcggttttGAGTCATGTGTCGGAGCTGGCTGCTTACTTCACCAGTCATAAGTTTATCGAGTTGGTGGGACATATCAG GGTCTTGTACATTGGCTTGGCATGTAACACAGCACGCTACCTGTACATTTCTTACTTGGAGAATGCATGGATAGTTCTGCCTATGGAGGTCTTACAAG GTGTGACCCATGCGTCGGTTTGGGCAGCCTGTATCTCCTACCTGAGTGCCGCGGTGCCCCCAGCTCTGAGGACCTCTGCCCAGGGTATCCTCCAGGGTCTACACCTGGGGCTGGGACGGGGCTGTGGGGCCATGGTGGGGGGCGTCTTCGTCAACTATTTTG GAGCTGCAGAGACGTTCAGAGGGATTGGAATGGCTTCCCTGGTTATACTCCTCATCTTCTCCTTCATTCAATGTCTGACCGGACAGAACGAGGAAaagg AGGACAGGATGCTAGCAGAGAACATTCCGGTTCCTTCCAGTCCAGTTCCCATCGCTACCATAGACTTGATGCAGAACCAGAGCCAG gttGGTGTGATGGTGCCCCGCTCTAACCCTAGACCCCCGGCTAAGAAGACAAAGCaccaggaggagcaggaggatgtTAACAGACCTGCCTGGGTGCTGAGTGGATCCCCCTGGGTCACCATAGCCTTCGctgtctgccagatcagagagaTGTACTGCATGACCAAGAGTAGTCTACCCTCAGAGACACAGCCACTGCAG AAAG GAGGAAAATGA
- the LOC106575218 gene encoding major facilitator superfamily domain-containing protein 6-A isoform X4: MAAEDKVVILSDDEEDQKRKYVLDEPFNTLSLELQTDREPGSTPMSAAASDTQSAPETPMASPLKDLGCFERISLRVNSQLLISKIFYFFFYAAYGSLHPLLAVYYKQLGMSPSRSGLLVGIRYFIEFCSAPFWGVVADRFKKGKPLLLFSVLCWLVFNCGIGFVKPAAMICKEKVDITTVAPPILPLTTMTQINGSLPDVSTNHTRRSRRDLFRSYFPSFLFVLNGLDSGYSIRRRHRRGADSNTTQSTGVSYEQNNATATTTYTPTHAQPRVVPNEQGNTTQLLLNTTTMPLTTKKPSLAPTRAPTTHSILVPHEQGNTTEATPNTTSTTMATTTTTPAPTQPKEYIIEYNEDQVESIFLLILLVIIVGEFFSAPAVTIVDTVTLEYLGKHRDRYGLQRMWGSLGWGVTMLLVGIWIDHTHITLLIDGVVGCVLPEYKNYQVAFIVFGVMMGLALVVATQFYFDSGDYRQEVPQRPQEVEIPQVQGNVASPEGSVSSTTDQTPITPESTTEQPFHYTDLLRLLWSVQYSTVLFVAWFMGFGYGFVFTFLYWHLEDLKGTTTLFGVCSVLSHVSELAAYFTSHKFIELVGHIRCDPCVGLGSLYLLPECRGAPSSEDLCPGYPPGSTPGAGTGLWGHGGGRLRQLFWSCRDVQRDWNGFPGYTPHLLLHSMSDRTERGKGGQDASREHSGSFQSSSHRYHRLDAEPEPGWCDGAPL; this comes from the exons ATGGCTGCAGAGGACAAAGTGGTAATCCTATCGGATGATGAAGAGGACCAGAAGAGGAAGTACGTCCTGGACGAACCCTTCAACACTCTTTCCCTGGAGCTGCAGACCGACCGAGAGCCAGGCTCCACTCCAATGTCTGCTGCAGCATCAGACACACAGTCTGCTCCAGAGACACCCATGGCCTCACCACTGAAAGACCTAGGCTGCTTTGAGAGGATATCCCTTAGAGTCAACTCCCAGCTCCTCATCTCCAagatcttctacttcttcttctatgCAGCGTATGGTTCCCTGCACCCACTCCTAGCCGTCTACTACAAGCAGCTCGGGATGTCGCCAAGCCGTAGTGGACTGTTGGTTGGGATCCGGTACTTTATAGAGTTCTGCAGTGCGCCATTCTGGGGAGTGGTGGCCGATCGTTTTAAGAAAGGGAAGCCATTGTTGCTGTTCTCTGTGCTGTGCTGGTTGGTGTTCAACTGTGGCATCGGCTTTGTCAAACCAGCTGCCATGATCTGTAAGGAGAAGGTGGACATCACCACTGTGGCTCCACCAATACTGCCCTTGACGACTATGACACAAATTAACGGCTCGCTACCGGACGTTTCCACCAATCACACGAGGAGAAGTCGTCGGGATTTGTTTCGAAGTTACTTTCCTAGCTTCCTTTTTGTTTTGAATGGCCTTGATTCTGGCTATAGCATACGCCGCAGGCATAGGAGAGGTGCTGATAGCAATACCACCCAATCCACAGGGGTGTCTTACGAGCAGAACAATGCCACGGCAACAACCACTTACACCCCCACCCATGCCCAACCCAGAGTGGTGCCTAATGAGCAAGGCAATACCACTCAGCTTTTACTGAATACCACAACTATGCCACTGACCACTAAAAAACCCAGCCTTGCCCCTACCCGTGCCCCCACCACACATTCCATATTGGTGCCTCACGAGCAGGGCAATACCACTGAAGCTACACCAAATACTACTTCAACAACTATGGCAACAACTACCACTACCCCTGCCCCCACCCAACCTAAAGAGTACATCATTGAGTACAACGAGGATCAGGTCGAGAGCATCTTTCTCCTAATCCTGTTGGTCATCATCGTGGGGGAGTTCTTCAGTGCGCCGGCAGTCACCATTGTGGACACGGTGACGTTAGAGTACCTGGGGAAGCACCGGGACCGCTACGGCCTGCAGAGAATGTGGGGGTCCCTTGGCTGGGGCGTGACCATGCTGCTAGTGGGTATCTGGATAGACCACACCCACATTACGCTGCTCATCGACGGCGTGGTCGGCTGTGTCCTGCCCGAGTACAAGAACTACCAG GTGGCCTTCATAGTGTTTGGAGTGATGATGGGCCTGGCCCTGGTGGTAGCAACGCAATTCTACTTCGACAG tggGGACTACAGACAGGAGGTGCCTCAGAGGCCCCAGGAGGTAGAGATACCACAG GTACAGGGGAACGTTGCATCTCCAGAGGGGAGCGTGAGCTCCACCACGGACCAGACCCCCATCACCCCAGAGTCCACCACCGAACAGCCTTTCCACTACACTGACCTCCTCAGGCTGCTCTGGAGTGTTCAGTACAGCACGGTGCTGTTCGTCGCCTGGTTCATGGGCTTCGGTTACGGCTTTGTGTTCACCTTCCTGTATTGGCATCTAGAGGACCTGAAGGGAACCACCACGCtgtttggtgtgtgttcggttttGAGTCATGTGTCGGAGCTGGCTGCTTACTTCACCAGTCATAAGTTTATCGAGTTGGTGGGACATATCAG GTGTGACCCATGCGTCGGTTTGGGCAGCCTGTATCTCCTACCTGAGTGCCGCGGTGCCCCCAGCTCTGAGGACCTCTGCCCAGGGTATCCTCCAGGGTCTACACCTGGGGCTGGGACGGGGCTGTGGGGCCATGGTGGGGGGCGTCTTCGTCAACTATTTTG GAGCTGCAGAGACGTTCAGAGGGATTGGAATGGCTTCCCTGGTTATACTCCTCATCTTCTCCTTCATTCAATGTCTGACCGGACAGAACGAGGAAaagg AGGACAGGATGCTAGCAGAGAACATTCCGGTTCCTTCCAGTCCAGTTCCCATCGCTACCATAGACTTGATGCAGAACCAGAGCCAG gttGGTGTGATGGTGCCCCGCTCTAA
- the LOC106575218 gene encoding major facilitator superfamily domain-containing protein 6-A isoform X3 — protein MAAEDKVVILSDDEEDQKRKYVLDEPFNTLSLELQTDREPGSTPMSAAASDTQSAPETPMASPLKDLGCFERISLRVNSQLLISKIFYFFFYAAYGSLHPLLAVYYKQLGMSPSRSGLLVGIRYFIEFCSAPFWGVVADRFKKGKPLLLFSVLCWLVFNCGIGFVKPAAMICKEKVDITTVAPPILPLTTMTQINGSLPDVSTNHTRRSRRDLFRSYFPSFLFVLNGLDSGYSIRRRHRRGADSNTTQSTGVSYEQNNATATTTYTPTHAQPRVVPNEQGNTTQLLLNTTTMPLTTKKPSLAPTRAPTTHSILVPHEQGNTTEATPNTTSTTMATTTTTPAPTQPKEYIIEYNEDQVESIFLLILLVIIVGEFFSAPAVTIVDTVTLEYLGKHRDRYGLQRMWGSLGWGVTMLLVGIWIDHTHITLLIDGVVGCVLPEYKNYQVAFIVFGVMMGLALVVATQFYFDSGDYRQEVPQRPQEVEIPQVQGNVASPEGSVSSTTDQTPITPESTTEQPFHYTDLLRLLWSVQYSTVLFVAWFMGFGYGFVFTFLYWHLEDLKGTTTLFGVCSVLSHVSELAAYFTSHKFIELVGHIRVLYIGLACNTARYLYISYLENAWIVLPMEVLQGVTHASVWAACISYLSAAVPPALRTSAQGILQGLHLGLGRGCGAMVGGVFVNYFGAAETFRGIGMASLVILLIFSFIQCLTGQNEEKEDRMLAENIPVPSSPVPIATIDLMQNQSQVGVMVPRSNPRPPAKKTKHQEEQEDVNRPAWVLSGSPWVTIAFAVCQIREMYCMTKSSLPSETQPLQ, from the exons ATGGCTGCAGAGGACAAAGTGGTAATCCTATCGGATGATGAAGAGGACCAGAAGAGGAAGTACGTCCTGGACGAACCCTTCAACACTCTTTCCCTGGAGCTGCAGACCGACCGAGAGCCAGGCTCCACTCCAATGTCTGCTGCAGCATCAGACACACAGTCTGCTCCAGAGACACCCATGGCCTCACCACTGAAAGACCTAGGCTGCTTTGAGAGGATATCCCTTAGAGTCAACTCCCAGCTCCTCATCTCCAagatcttctacttcttcttctatgCAGCGTATGGTTCCCTGCACCCACTCCTAGCCGTCTACTACAAGCAGCTCGGGATGTCGCCAAGCCGTAGTGGACTGTTGGTTGGGATCCGGTACTTTATAGAGTTCTGCAGTGCGCCATTCTGGGGAGTGGTGGCCGATCGTTTTAAGAAAGGGAAGCCATTGTTGCTGTTCTCTGTGCTGTGCTGGTTGGTGTTCAACTGTGGCATCGGCTTTGTCAAACCAGCTGCCATGATCTGTAAGGAGAAGGTGGACATCACCACTGTGGCTCCACCAATACTGCCCTTGACGACTATGACACAAATTAACGGCTCGCTACCGGACGTTTCCACCAATCACACGAGGAGAAGTCGTCGGGATTTGTTTCGAAGTTACTTTCCTAGCTTCCTTTTTGTTTTGAATGGCCTTGATTCTGGCTATAGCATACGCCGCAGGCATAGGAGAGGTGCTGATAGCAATACCACCCAATCCACAGGGGTGTCTTACGAGCAGAACAATGCCACGGCAACAACCACTTACACCCCCACCCATGCCCAACCCAGAGTGGTGCCTAATGAGCAAGGCAATACCACTCAGCTTTTACTGAATACCACAACTATGCCACTGACCACTAAAAAACCCAGCCTTGCCCCTACCCGTGCCCCCACCACACATTCCATATTGGTGCCTCACGAGCAGGGCAATACCACTGAAGCTACACCAAATACTACTTCAACAACTATGGCAACAACTACCACTACCCCTGCCCCCACCCAACCTAAAGAGTACATCATTGAGTACAACGAGGATCAGGTCGAGAGCATCTTTCTCCTAATCCTGTTGGTCATCATCGTGGGGGAGTTCTTCAGTGCGCCGGCAGTCACCATTGTGGACACGGTGACGTTAGAGTACCTGGGGAAGCACCGGGACCGCTACGGCCTGCAGAGAATGTGGGGGTCCCTTGGCTGGGGCGTGACCATGCTGCTAGTGGGTATCTGGATAGACCACACCCACATTACGCTGCTCATCGACGGCGTGGTCGGCTGTGTCCTGCCCGAGTACAAGAACTACCAG GTGGCCTTCATAGTGTTTGGAGTGATGATGGGCCTGGCCCTGGTGGTAGCAACGCAATTCTACTTCGACAG tggGGACTACAGACAGGAGGTGCCTCAGAGGCCCCAGGAGGTAGAGATACCACAG GTACAGGGGAACGTTGCATCTCCAGAGGGGAGCGTGAGCTCCACCACGGACCAGACCCCCATCACCCCAGAGTCCACCACCGAACAGCCTTTCCACTACACTGACCTCCTCAGGCTGCTCTGGAGTGTTCAGTACAGCACGGTGCTGTTCGTCGCCTGGTTCATGGGCTTCGGTTACGGCTTTGTGTTCACCTTCCTGTATTGGCATCTAGAGGACCTGAAGGGAACCACCACGCtgtttggtgtgtgttcggttttGAGTCATGTGTCGGAGCTGGCTGCTTACTTCACCAGTCATAAGTTTATCGAGTTGGTGGGACATATCAG GGTCTTGTACATTGGCTTGGCATGTAACACAGCACGCTACCTGTACATTTCTTACTTGGAGAATGCATGGATAGTTCTGCCTATGGAGGTCTTACAAG GTGTGACCCATGCGTCGGTTTGGGCAGCCTGTATCTCCTACCTGAGTGCCGCGGTGCCCCCAGCTCTGAGGACCTCTGCCCAGGGTATCCTCCAGGGTCTACACCTGGGGCTGGGACGGGGCTGTGGGGCCATGGTGGGGGGCGTCTTCGTCAACTATTTTG GAGCTGCAGAGACGTTCAGAGGGATTGGAATGGCTTCCCTGGTTATACTCCTCATCTTCTCCTTCATTCAATGTCTGACCGGACAGAACGAGGAAaagg AGGACAGGATGCTAGCAGAGAACATTCCGGTTCCTTCCAGTCCAGTTCCCATCGCTACCATAGACTTGATGCAGAACCAGAGCCAG gttGGTGTGATGGTGCCCCGCTCTAACCCTAGACCCCCGGCTAAGAAGACAAAGCaccaggaggagcaggaggatgtTAACAGACCTGCCTGGGTGCTGAGTGGATCCCCCTGGGTCACCATAGCCTTCGctgtctgccagatcagagagaTGTACTGCATGACCAAGAGTAGTCTACCCTCAGAGACACAGCCACTGCAG TGA